A stretch of Ignavibacteria bacterium DNA encodes these proteins:
- a CDS encoding RluA family pseudouridine synthase yields the protein MDEQKTELAAEDPNYPTRIEHVYEFTISPRQKPERLDAFITKSILHATRTRVQKAIETDTVLVNDKPSRANYKVRPGDVIRVTVMKPPPLQLIPQDIPLDIAYEDDHLMVIHKPPGILAHPGLGNRSGTLVNAVLYHLGFREPIDVLKRREGWGDDESNVEGPVTEDQDNVVDDEEFGLLEDANFDSNGMRPGIVHRLDKDTSGIMVIGKTYEATLGLATQFANRTVSREYIALAWGVIKDDAKLIEGDIGRSPKDRKLRAMVQRGGKYAATEVTVLERYDCATLIACKLRTGRTHQIRVHLTSIRHPLVGDPDYGGRESHLTAIHHTFRKRAQLALTLIKRQALHARLLGFTHPITNERMTFESPIPADMQACIYLLR from the coding sequence ATGGACGAGCAGAAGACTGAGCTCGCCGCAGAAGATCCGAACTACCCGACGCGTATTGAACACGTCTACGAATTCACGATCTCGCCGCGACAAAAGCCAGAACGCCTCGATGCCTTCATCACGAAGAGCATCCTGCATGCAACACGCACCCGGGTTCAAAAAGCGATCGAAACGGATACGGTTCTTGTGAACGATAAACCGTCCAGGGCCAATTACAAGGTGCGCCCAGGCGATGTGATCCGTGTTACCGTGATGAAGCCCCCTCCCTTGCAGCTGATACCGCAAGACATCCCGCTCGATATCGCCTATGAAGATGATCATCTCATGGTCATCCATAAGCCGCCGGGTATTCTGGCACATCCAGGCCTGGGAAATAGATCAGGCACCCTTGTAAATGCAGTTCTTTATCATCTTGGATTCCGAGAACCGATCGATGTGCTCAAACGCCGAGAGGGATGGGGCGATGATGAGTCCAACGTTGAGGGTCCTGTAACTGAAGACCAAGACAATGTTGTTGATGATGAAGAATTCGGTCTCCTCGAAGACGCGAACTTTGACAGTAACGGTATGCGCCCGGGTATCGTCCATCGGCTTGACAAGGACACCTCCGGTATCATGGTCATCGGTAAGACCTACGAAGCAACACTCGGTCTGGCAACACAGTTCGCCAACCGCACAGTGTCGCGCGAGTACATCGCCCTGGCCTGGGGCGTTATCAAGGACGATGCAAAACTGATCGAAGGCGACATCGGTCGGTCTCCTAAGGACAGGAAGCTGCGCGCCATGGTCCAACGCGGCGGCAAGTACGCTGCCACAGAGGTCACCGTCCTTGAACGATACGATTGCGCCACTCTCATCGCCTGTAAGCTCCGCACCGGCCGCACACATCAGATACGCGTGCACCTTACGTCGATCAGACATCCGCTGGTTGGAGATCCGGATTACGGCGGTCGCGAATCGCATCTTACGGCCATCCATCATACGTTTCGCAAGCGCGCGCAGCTTGCTCTTACGCTCATCAAGCGTCAGGCACTGCACGCACGTCTGCTCGGATTCACACATCCGATCACCAATGAACGTATGACCTTTGAGAGCCCGATCCCTGCAGATATGCAGGCATGCATCTACCTACTTCGGTAA
- the lspA gene encoding signal peptidase II, which produces MNRSFILVAVLVVLDQLTKLAVKGFSVFGFTHHGMELGESHQLIGDAVRLTFVENPGMAFGISWGDGKLLLTLLTIAIAVFLVYYVIRLAHAHWAPRLAVTLILAGAVGNLIDRVFYGIAYGEQALFHGKVVDFIQVDIPDLSWFGELYTHFPVFNIADSCVSIGVVLLILTGGKLPKTSAETPNTTGSEMIDGRAED; this is translated from the coding sequence GTGAATCGGTCCTTCATTCTTGTTGCCGTCCTGGTTGTCCTCGATCAGCTGACGAAACTTGCTGTGAAGGGATTTTCCGTGTTTGGTTTCACCCACCATGGGATGGAACTGGGCGAGTCACATCAACTTATCGGTGATGCTGTAAGGCTAACGTTCGTTGAGAATCCCGGTATGGCCTTTGGGATTAGTTGGGGAGACGGGAAGCTTCTCCTTACGCTCCTAACCATTGCCATCGCTGTGTTCTTGGTCTATTATGTGATCCGACTCGCGCATGCCCATTGGGCTCCGCGCCTTGCTGTGACGCTCATACTGGCGGGCGCCGTCGGCAATTTGATAGATCGCGTGTTCTATGGAATTGCCTATGGTGAACAAGCACTCTTCCATGGCAAGGTGGTTGACTTCATTCAAGTAGACATCCCGGACCTTTCGTGGTTCGGTGAGCTCTACACGCACTTCCCTGTATTCAATATTGCCGATTCATGCGTTTCGATCGGTGTTGTTCTGCTCATATTGACGGGTGGGAAGTTGCCGAAGACGTCGGCAGAAACTCCCAACACTACCGGATCGGAGATGATAGATGGACGAGCAGAAGACTGA
- a CDS encoding isoleucine--tRNA ligase has translation MFEPLPDDFSYPRLEEDILSYWESNDVFARTQAARKDAEWFNFNEGPPTVNGRPGIHHVFARTIKDAICRYKTMRGFYVRRQAGWDTHGLPVELSAEKELGLTDKSQIEVLGVDKFNAACRDIVYRNIGQDNGWRTMTRRMGHWLDLDAAYITCTNDYIESVWWALRQFFDKGLIYRGYKVVPQSPTLGTPLSSHELSQNYKEVRDPNVYLKLKLTSSPVKSAEGAFILVWTTTPWTLFANVALAVGPKIEYVVVRNTRTVGERTFDETLVLAESRLSILDGEVEILGRCKGSDLVGSVYEQIFTDVVLDATTFPDVLHLLPGDFVTTEDGSGVVHLAPAFGQDDFEMSKRFKLPVPQPVTPNGHFTEEIKDLAGRAVKTFTYADHTEEGADRDIVKSLKMSDKIYKAAFDYVHSYPHCWRTDNPVIYYARDSWFITSPTYRDRLVELNKQINWHPPEIGEGRFGNWLEEVKEWSISRDRYWGSPLPIWVHEETKDMFAIGSIEELRSGFYEKEDGSLVPVDNSGVEIDLHRPFVDRVVFVRDGKTYRRTREVVDVWFDSGSVPFAQFHYPFENVDLFKKAFPADFIAEGIDQTRGWFYTMHNISTALFDQPAYKHVVVNDLVLDKKGQKMSKSKGNTVDPFEVMERFGGDAVRWFLMASSPVHKPKLWNEEDIAKTVIADLFRSFTNTYEFFAMYANLDGYSAADAIVPIDKRAEIDQWIISRLNTVVRDQMAAMDEYDLTRACRLVQEFVIEDVSNWYVRRNRRRFWKGEYDEDKRAAYQTLHTVLIRVAEMIAPVAPFLAESIFLRLNSNKEHFTVHCIILQTSDEGLINVDLERRMWQAQHIVSLARSLREKAKIKTRQPLRRILLPVDGPAMRRQLQSVEDIIKEEINVKEVEYVSDDTNIVRRSAKPNFKVIGKKYGDTTQAVAQAIKSLTHDQVRKLEQSSVLALTLGEQTVQIDFEDVEIVSEDIEGWLVASDSGLTVALDTELDDALLREGLAREFVSRIQKIRKDSGFEVTDRISIRYVADDETSTALETMRSYIVMETLTETLERGEQSEGVDLEMNGRQVNVRVKRV, from the coding sequence ATGTTTGAACCCCTGCCGGACGATTTTTCCTATCCACGACTCGAAGAAGACATCCTATCGTATTGGGAGAGCAACGACGTCTTTGCTCGCACCCAAGCAGCACGCAAGGATGCAGAGTGGTTCAACTTCAATGAAGGTCCGCCAACGGTGAACGGTCGCCCCGGCATTCACCACGTTTTTGCTCGCACCATCAAGGATGCCATCTGTCGCTATAAGACCATGCGCGGATTCTACGTTCGTCGTCAAGCCGGATGGGATACACACGGACTCCCGGTTGAACTCAGCGCGGAAAAAGAACTCGGACTCACAGACAAGTCGCAGATCGAAGTACTCGGCGTAGACAAGTTCAATGCCGCGTGCCGAGACATTGTCTACCGCAACATTGGTCAAGACAATGGCTGGAGAACGATGACCCGCAGAATGGGGCATTGGTTGGATCTCGATGCTGCTTATATCACCTGCACCAATGATTACATCGAGTCTGTATGGTGGGCACTTCGCCAGTTCTTCGATAAGGGGCTTATCTACCGCGGATACAAGGTTGTTCCGCAGTCTCCTACGTTGGGAACGCCCCTTTCCTCGCATGAACTCTCACAGAACTACAAGGAAGTGCGCGACCCCAATGTCTACCTTAAGCTAAAGCTCACATCCTCCCCGGTGAAGTCTGCTGAAGGGGCATTTATTCTTGTATGGACCACAACACCATGGACGTTGTTCGCCAACGTTGCCTTGGCGGTTGGTCCCAAGATCGAATACGTTGTGGTGCGTAACACACGCACCGTTGGCGAGCGGACCTTTGATGAGACCCTCGTCTTGGCCGAGAGCCGGTTGTCCATTCTCGACGGTGAGGTAGAGATCCTTGGTCGATGCAAGGGTTCAGACCTTGTTGGCTCCGTCTATGAACAGATCTTCACCGACGTCGTTCTTGATGCCACAACATTCCCTGATGTTCTTCATCTCTTGCCCGGAGACTTTGTCACCACCGAAGACGGATCTGGTGTTGTGCACCTCGCACCGGCCTTTGGTCAGGACGACTTTGAGATGTCTAAGCGCTTCAAGCTTCCCGTGCCGCAGCCCGTTACACCAAACGGACACTTCACCGAAGAGATCAAGGATCTGGCCGGCAGGGCAGTGAAGACCTTTACCTATGCCGATCACACAGAAGAGGGGGCTGATCGAGACATCGTGAAGTCGCTCAAGATGAGCGACAAGATTTACAAGGCCGCATTCGACTACGTCCACAGTTATCCGCATTGTTGGCGAACCGATAATCCAGTGATCTACTACGCTCGTGATTCGTGGTTCATCACATCGCCGACGTATCGCGACCGACTTGTTGAACTCAATAAGCAGATCAATTGGCACCCGCCCGAGATCGGTGAAGGACGATTTGGAAACTGGCTTGAAGAGGTGAAAGAATGGTCCATTTCTCGTGACCGATATTGGGGTTCACCACTTCCGATCTGGGTGCATGAAGAAACAAAGGACATGTTCGCCATTGGGTCGATCGAGGAACTTCGCTCCGGATTTTACGAGAAGGAGGACGGTTCTCTCGTTCCTGTGGATAACTCAGGTGTTGAGATAGATCTCCATCGTCCGTTCGTTGACCGTGTTGTTTTTGTGCGCGACGGAAAGACCTATCGTCGCACTCGTGAGGTGGTAGATGTGTGGTTCGATTCTGGAAGTGTGCCCTTTGCGCAGTTCCACTATCCGTTTGAAAACGTCGATCTTTTTAAGAAGGCATTCCCTGCAGATTTCATCGCGGAGGGGATCGATCAAACACGCGGTTGGTTCTACACCATGCACAACATCAGCACTGCGCTGTTCGATCAGCCGGCGTATAAGCACGTGGTTGTGAACGATCTTGTTCTCGACAAAAAGGGACAGAAGATGTCCAAGTCGAAGGGCAACACCGTTGATCCGTTCGAGGTGATGGAACGTTTTGGCGGCGACGCAGTAAGATGGTTCTTGATGGCCTCTTCGCCCGTCCACAAGCCGAAGCTGTGGAATGAGGAGGATATCGCCAAGACCGTGATCGCCGACCTTTTCCGATCGTTCACCAACACGTATGAGTTCTTTGCGATGTATGCCAATCTTGATGGATACTCCGCAGCAGATGCCATCGTGCCGATCGATAAACGCGCCGAGATCGATCAATGGATCATCTCCCGACTCAACACCGTAGTGCGTGATCAGATGGCCGCGATGGACGAGTATGATCTTACGCGTGCATGCAGACTCGTGCAAGAATTCGTCATCGAAGATGTGTCAAACTGGTACGTGCGTCGCAACCGTCGTCGCTTCTGGAAGGGTGAGTATGACGAAGACAAACGTGCGGCGTATCAGACACTTCACACCGTGTTGATCCGCGTTGCCGAAATGATCGCACCGGTCGCTCCGTTTCTCGCCGAATCAATTTTTCTTCGATTGAATTCCAACAAAGAACATTTCACTGTTCATTGTATTATATTGCAAACGAGCGATGAGGGATTGATCAACGTCGATCTTGAACGTCGCATGTGGCAAGCGCAACACATCGTTTCACTTGCCCGTTCTTTGAGAGAGAAAGCGAAGATCAAAACGCGCCAACCTTTGCGCAGGATCTTACTCCCAGTTGATGGTCCGGCGATGCGCCGGCAACTTCAATCCGTTGAAGACATCATCAAGGAAGAGATCAACGTTAAGGAAGTCGAATACGTTTCGGACGATACGAACATTGTCCGACGTAGTGCAAAGCCGAACTTCAAGGTCATTGGCAAGAAGTACGGCGATACCACACAGGCTGTGGCGCAGGCGATCAAGTCGCTGACTCATGATCAGGTGCGAAAGCTGGAGCAGTCATCCGTATTGGCACTCACGTTAGGTGAGCAGACAGTACAGATTGATTTTGAAGATGTTGAGATCGTCAGTGAGGATATCGAGGGGTGGTTGGTAGCGTCCGACAGCGGACTTACCGTAGCTCTGGATACTGAGCTGGATGACGCACTTCTTCGCGAAGGGTTAGCACGTGAGTTTGTGAGTAGGATCCAAAAGATCCGCAAGGACTCTGGGTTTGAGGTAACGGACCGAATCAGCATACGGTACGTTGCGGACGATGAAACGTCTACGGCCTTAGAGACCATGCGCTCGTACATTGTAATGGAAACGCTGACGGAAACGCTCGAGCGGGGGGAACAATCCGAAGGGGTTGATCTCGAGATGAACGGGCGTCAAGTCAACGTGCGCGTAAAGCGCGTCTGA
- a CDS encoding HAMP domain-containing protein, which produces MKFTLRARLALMYGALVAVTLIAFAAIAYVTVSSELYQNLDASLSRAGSSLLAVLRKEQAQARKPLVPVKKTRRATREKDLFSVLQQTSVRDFVGPVAATDSAEAEQDPVWSAVYEHMLLNSSNYVMQVVDKKGAVAWRSDNLIADSLPPFQWFAEQGAPVVDDRIYTYYWLRGERYRLVLTRGDVADVTAAYPAAEVDITLRRLFSLMLYSLPVALILSVGMGWFIAGRSLRPVDVITRSARQITASNLGLRLPVPPSDDEIARLTETLNDMIARLETSFAQIRQFTSDASHELKTPLAILMGELEVALRRPMREDEYRATLASCLEEVERLTQVVQGLLELSRAETGQVTIDRAPIRFSALVADVCDDVMLMAETKRIDVTTHIEPNISVTGDRVRLHQALLNVIENAVKYTPDNGSVRVELSVVDGRARLVVADSGMGIPADQLPFIYDRFFRVDKARSKNIHGTGLGLSIVKWIVDAHDGTIEAMSAEGKGTTVIVTFPLREASEV; this is translated from the coding sequence GTGAAGTTCACGCTCCGAGCCCGTCTCGCCCTCATGTATGGCGCTCTTGTGGCCGTAACCTTGATCGCCTTTGCGGCCATCGCCTACGTTACGGTCTCCAGTGAGCTGTATCAAAATCTCGACGCCTCGCTCTCCCGGGCGGGGTCATCTCTGCTTGCGGTATTGCGCAAGGAACAGGCACAGGCCAGGAAACCCCTGGTTCCGGTGAAGAAGACACGGCGTGCTACTCGAGAAAAGGATCTCTTCTCGGTTTTGCAGCAGACATCAGTCCGCGACTTTGTTGGACCCGTTGCTGCTACAGACTCGGCAGAGGCGGAACAAGACCCGGTCTGGTCGGCGGTCTATGAACACATGCTCCTGAATTCCTCCAACTACGTAATGCAGGTGGTGGACAAGAAGGGTGCCGTTGCGTGGAGATCGGATAACCTCATTGCAGACAGTCTCCCGCCATTCCAATGGTTCGCCGAACAAGGGGCTCCTGTGGTAGACGATCGCATCTACACGTATTACTGGCTGCGAGGCGAGCGATATCGTTTGGTGCTTACGCGCGGAGATGTGGCAGACGTGACCGCTGCGTATCCGGCAGCAGAGGTGGACATCACGTTGCGACGGTTGTTCTCCCTCATGTTGTATTCCCTTCCTGTTGCACTGATCCTCTCCGTTGGAATGGGCTGGTTCATCGCAGGCAGGTCGCTGCGTCCGGTGGACGTCATCACTCGGTCTGCGCGGCAGATCACAGCGAGCAATCTTGGACTGCGTCTGCCCGTGCCTCCGTCTGACGATGAGATCGCGCGATTGACGGAGACACTCAACGACATGATCGCCCGATTGGAGACATCATTCGCACAGATCCGTCAGTTCACATCCGACGCATCGCACGAACTCAAGACGCCCCTTGCCATCCTCATGGGGGAATTGGAGGTTGCACTTCGCAGACCCATGCGCGAAGATGAGTATCGAGCAACCCTTGCCAGCTGCTTGGAAGAAGTGGAACGGTTGACGCAGGTTGTCCAGGGTCTACTCGAACTCTCCAGGGCTGAGACCGGTCAGGTGACCATCGATCGCGCTCCCATCCGTTTCAGCGCGCTCGTGGCGGATGTTTGTGATGATGTGATGCTGATGGCCGAGACAAAACGCATCGACGTTACAACGCACATCGAGCCGAATATCTCCGTTACCGGAGATCGTGTACGGCTGCATCAAGCACTGTTGAATGTGATCGAAAATGCGGTGAAGTATACACCCGACAACGGAAGCGTGCGCGTTGAGCTCAGTGTTGTTGACGGGAGAGCTCGTCTCGTGGTGGCCGACAGCGGAATGGGTATACCGGCCGATCAATTGCCGTTTATCTATGACAGATTCTTCCGCGTGGATAAGGCACGATCGAAGAATATCCATGGCACCGGACTCGGTCTATCCATCGTAAAGTGGATCGTAGATGCGCATGACGGTACCATCGAAGCAATGAGTGCGGAAGGCAAAGGAACCACCGTTATTGTCACGTTCCCGCTAAGAGAAGCGTCCGAGGTATAA
- a CDS encoding glutamate racemase, with protein sequence MPTDPRPIGVFDSGIGGLSVLKHLARLLPQETFVYLGDTARVPYGNKSAETVRLYSSQCAAFLLTHNVKMIVVACNTASALALDTLRASLSIPVVGVIEPAARQAVSRTRNGHIGVIGTRATVASDSYARCIERYAEGRTLHVHSRPCPLFVPLVEEGWLDSPATRLIAEEYLRPLVANGIDTLVLGCTHYPLLGPVLSSILPGVELIDCGECAAIDAQRLISAEPQELLHMPLISLYVTDHTPAFTMLARQFLGMPVDEPVRVNVEHLALSSDIR encoded by the coding sequence ATGCCAACCGACCCACGACCCATTGGCGTCTTCGACTCCGGCATCGGAGGTCTAAGCGTTCTCAAACATCTGGCCCGACTTCTTCCGCAGGAGACCTTTGTCTATCTCGGCGATACGGCCCGTGTTCCCTACGGAAACAAGTCGGCCGAAACGGTCAGGCTCTACTCCTCCCAATGCGCCGCCTTCCTCCTCACACATAATGTGAAGATGATCGTTGTTGCATGTAATACAGCATCGGCTCTTGCACTCGATACGTTGCGAGCATCGCTGAGCATCCCGGTGGTTGGCGTGATCGAACCGGCTGCTCGCCAAGCTGTGTCTCGCACAAGGAACGGTCATATCGGTGTGATCGGCACACGCGCCACAGTCGCATCGGATAGTTATGCACGATGCATCGAACGGTATGCAGAGGGAAGGACGCTGCATGTCCACAGCAGGCCGTGTCCACTTTTTGTTCCGTTGGTCGAAGAAGGATGGCTTGATTCTCCGGCAACACGTCTCATTGCAGAAGAGTACCTCCGTCCACTCGTTGCCAATGGCATCGATACGCTTGTGCTCGGCTGCACACATTATCCGTTGCTTGGTCCGGTACTCTCGTCTATTCTCCCCGGCGTAGAACTCATTGACTGCGGAGAATGTGCAGCGATCGATGCGCAGCGTTTGATCTCTGCCGAACCGCAAGAGCTCTTGCACATGCCACTGATCTCCCTCTACGTGACCGATCACACGCCGGCCTTCACCATGCTTGCACGTCAGTTCCTTGGCATGCCGGTGGACGAACCGGTCCGCGTCAACGTTGAACATCTCGCACTCTCTTCCGACATCCGATGA